The Sphingobacteriales bacterium genome has a segment encoding these proteins:
- a CDS encoding TonB-dependent receptor has translation MRKQLLFWLIMLLPMALWAQSGEIRGTVTDADNKEAIPFATIAVVGTTKGTTTDFDGNYSLKLTPGRYDLKVTYVGYQEAIVTGIVLSADKIIFQDFALNSSTKELDAVVVTAYKVPLIDKDNTASGGAVTREDIKNMPTRNVESIASKTAGTFQADEGAAINVKGGRSEGTEYYIDGIRVRGGTALPANAIEQLNVITGGIPAKYGDATGGIISITTRSASQKFGGGMEFITSMPFRPYYNHLTATLAGPILKVGGTESKRTLLDFFIAGEIIRDKDDMLAATDIYRVKQSVLDSLKQYPLLPSSTGVGFVKSIDYVTLNDMESSEVRENVELQEINFSTKFNFIPVRNFNFTFGGSLNLADGGLQERNRTYRDFVRRYEPFNWEHNPQTQDFTYRFFGRFSQEFNTSQAAEGEEKKEGLFSNIFYSIQADYTKDKVTWFDPIHEDRFFDYGYVGSFNTSRAPIYQQTTVNAVDEITGAPITLTGRGFLGYGDNGVAYTPGTLNPEAANQTSYYYQLAGDDQANFYNTLNQISLNNGLINGSRPPSLESVYSMYYLPGAVWDDYLKSAEDQYRLSFNSSVDVKKPGVSENKKHSIEFGFEYEQRVEREYRMAPAQLWDRMRALVSRPGLKDIALDLDNPILVINGQRIPLSDYNPELHGIWSAYDTITYNYVRTAQGNKIDQEIRSRFGYGDLDFVNTDALDPSKLSLDMFSPDDLYGTGTNNVFSSLYGYDYLGNKLSKDPAFEDFFKRDENGYLSGKIGAFRPIYMAGYIQDKFAFKDLIFNVGLRVDRYDANQKVLKDIYSLYGVRTAGEVSTINGNNIQHPSTIGGDYVVYVDNAVNPTKIVGYRSGDNWYNANGTFINDVRILEQSGQLFPYLSNPLDNDPKNDIKDKNFDINTTFKDYVPQINLMPRIAFSFPISDVALFYAHYNVLTQRPQGNNFLSPLDYYFWQEKAIDTRYDNPNLKPEKTIDYQLGFKQKIGERSALTIAAFYREMRDMLNVVQVQGYPVNYTTYRNIDFGNVKGMEFTYDLRRSGPVKLVATYTLQFADGTGSSSTSGANLANNGLPNLRAIFPMSYDARHTFNITFDYRYGEGKDYTGPRIGKFDLLANTGLNVVTLFRSGTPYSQQKTATPEGQFGIAGRTTLEGNPYGSRMSGNFRIDMKLDRDIKIADKKGSRDARYMNVYVWIQNLLDTKNVLSVYDFTGRGDDDGYIDSVQGQNVAATATYTQSFIDLYRLRVDNPYNFTLPRRARVGVSFSF, from the coding sequence ATGAGAAAACAATTACTTTTTTGGCTGATAATGCTACTTCCGATGGCATTATGGGCACAAAGCGGGGAAATTCGGGGTACGGTTACAGATGCCGATAACAAAGAAGCTATCCCCTTTGCAACAATAGCCGTAGTAGGAACAACAAAAGGAACAACCACTGACTTTGATGGTAACTACTCCTTAAAATTGACACCCGGACGCTATGACCTCAAAGTAACTTATGTGGGTTATCAAGAAGCCATTGTTACAGGCATTGTATTGAGTGCGGATAAAATCATATTCCAAGATTTTGCCCTCAACTCCAGCACCAAAGAATTAGATGCTGTAGTGGTAACCGCCTATAAAGTGCCTTTGATTGACAAGGACAATACGGCTTCGGGCGGGGCGGTAACACGCGAAGACATTAAAAACATGCCTACTCGTAATGTGGAGTCTATCGCTTCCAAAACGGCGGGTACGTTCCAAGCTGACGAAGGTGCAGCCATCAACGTAAAAGGTGGACGCTCCGAAGGCACAGAGTATTATATTGATGGTATTCGCGTGCGCGGCGGTACGGCACTCCCTGCCAACGCCATCGAGCAACTCAACGTAATTACGGGCGGTATCCCTGCCAAATACGGCGATGCCACCGGCGGTATCATCAGTATTACCACGCGCTCGGCTTCGCAAAAGTTTGGCGGCGGTATGGAGTTCATTACTTCTATGCCTTTCCGACCTTACTACAATCACCTCACCGCTACACTGGCAGGTCCTATTCTGAAAGTGGGCGGCACTGAAAGCAAACGCACTTTATTGGATTTCTTCATCGCCGGCGAAATTATCCGCGACAAAGATGATATGTTGGCAGCTACCGACATTTACCGCGTAAAACAAAGTGTATTAGACTCTTTGAAACAATACCCTTTGTTGCCTTCCAGCACAGGTGTAGGTTTTGTAAAATCCATTGATTATGTTACGCTCAATGATATGGAAAGCAGCGAAGTGCGCGAAAATGTAGAATTGCAGGAAATAAATTTTTCTACCAAATTCAATTTTATTCCGGTTCGCAATTTCAACTTCACTTTTGGCGGTAGCCTCAACTTGGCAGATGGCGGTTTGCAAGAGCGCAACAGAACCTATCGCGATTTTGTGCGCCGCTATGAGCCTTTCAACTGGGAACACAACCCTCAAACACAAGATTTTACTTACCGCTTCTTCGGGCGTTTTTCGCAAGAATTTAATACTTCCCAAGCAGCAGAAGGAGAAGAAAAGAAAGAAGGATTGTTTTCCAATATCTTCTACTCTATTCAAGCCGACTATACAAAAGACAAAGTAACCTGGTTTGACCCTATTCACGAAGACCGCTTTTTTGATTACGGTTATGTAGGTAGTTTTAATACAAGCAGAGCACCTATTTATCAACAAACAACCGTAAATGCCGTAGATGAAATTACCGGAGCACCGATCACCCTCACCGGACGCGGGTTTTTGGGCTATGGCGATAATGGCGTAGCATATACTCCCGGCACCTTGAATCCCGAAGCTGCCAACCAAACATCTTACTACTACCAGTTAGCAGGAGATGACCAGGCTAATTTTTACAATACGCTCAATCAGATTTCATTAAATAATGGCTTAATTAACGGTTCGCGTCCGCCTTCTTTGGAATCTGTATATAGTATGTACTACTTACCTGGTGCTGTGTGGGACGATTATTTAAAATCAGCAGAAGACCAATACCGCTTGAGCTTTAATAGTTCGGTGGACGTAAAAAAACCCGGTGTTTCCGAAAACAAAAAACATTCCATAGAGTTTGGTTTTGAATACGAACAACGCGTAGAAAGAGAATATCGCATGGCTCCGGCGCAATTGTGGGACAGAATGAGAGCATTGGTGAGCCGTCCGGGATTAAAAGATATTGCTTTAGATTTGGATAATCCGATTTTGGTTATCAACGGACAGCGTATTCCTTTATCCGACTACAATCCTGAATTGCACGGTATCTGGAGTGCTTATGATACCATTACATATAATTATGTGCGCACTGCACAAGGCAATAAAATTGATCAGGAAATTCGCAGTCGTTTTGGTTATGGTGATTTAGATTTTGTAAATACAGATGCTTTAGACCCTTCTAAATTATCGTTGGATATGTTTTCGCCCGATGATTTATACGGAACAGGTACTAATAATGTGTTCAGCAGTTTGTATGGTTATGATTATTTAGGCAACAAACTCAGCAAAGACCCTGCTTTTGAAGATTTCTTCAAACGCGATGAAAATGGCTATCTCAGCGGCAAAATCGGAGCATTCCGCCCTATTTATATGGCAGGATATATTCAGGATAAATTTGCTTTCAAAGATTTGATTTTTAACGTGGGCTTGCGCGTGGACAGATACGATGCCAACCAAAAAGTATTAAAAGATATTTACTCCCTCTATGGCGTGCGCACTGCGGGCGAAGTAAGCACCATCAACGGAAATAATATTCAGCACCCCTCTACCATCGGTGGCGACTATGTGGTGTATGTAGATAATGCCGTTAATCCTACCAAAATTGTAGGTTATCGCTCCGGCGACAATTGGTACAATGCCAACGGTACATTTATTAATGATGTGCGTATTTTGGAGCAAAGCGGTCAGTTATTCCCTTATTTATCCAATCCTTTGGATAATGACCCTAAAAATGACATTAAAGATAAAAACTTTGACATCAACACTACATTTAAAGACTATGTACCACAAATAAACCTGATGCCGCGTATCGCTTTCTCGTTCCCTATTTCTGACGTAGCATTGTTTTATGCGCACTACAACGTACTCACACAACGTCCACAAGGTAATAATTTCTTATCGCCTTTGGACTATTATTTCTGGCAAGAAAAAGCAATTGATACCCGCTACGACAACCCGAATCTGAAACCCGAAAAAACGATTGACTATCAATTAGGTTTCAAACAAAAAATCGGCGAACGTTCTGCACTCACCATCGCTGCTTTCTATCGCGAAATGCGCGACATGTTGAATGTAGTACAAGTACAGGGCTATCCCGTAAATTATACCACTTACCGCAATATTGACTTCGGTAACGTAAAAGGAATGGAGTTTACTTATGATTTGCGCCGTAGTGGTCCCGTAAAATTAGTGGCTACCTATACCCTGCAATTTGCTGATGGTACAGGCTCCAGCTCTACTTCGGGTGCTAACTTAGCCAACAACGGTTTGCCGAACTTGCGTGCCATTTTCCCGATGAGCTATGATGCTCGTCATACTTTCAACATCACATTTGACTATCGTTACGGCGAAGGTAAAGATTATACCGGTCCGCGCATCGGCAAATTTGATTTACTCGCCAATACAGGTCTGAATGTTGTTACTTTGTTCCGCTCCGGCACTCCTTATTCACAACAAAAAACAGCTACACCGGAAGGACAATTCGGCATTGCCGGACGTACTACTTTGGAAGGAAATCCTTATGGTTCGCGTATGTCGGGCAATTTCCGTATTGATATGAAATTAGACAGAGATATTAAAATTGCCGATAAAAAAGGTTCGCGCGATGCACGCTATATGAATGTGTATGTGTGGATACAAAACTTATTGGATACCAAAAATGTGTTGAGCGTATATGACTTTACAGGTCGCGGTGATGATGACGGCTATATTGATTCAGTACAAGGGCAAAATGTAGCAGCTACAGCCACTTATACTCAATCTTTTATTGATTTATACAGATTGCGTGTAGATAATCCGTACAATTTTACTTTGCCGCGCAGAGCCAGAGTAGGGGTTTCTTTCTCATTCTAA
- a CDS encoding hydroxyacid dehydrogenase: MHKKILIAEPVHPILTQRLQAVGYECVQVSLTAQELKQAIGEYEGIIIRSKIIIDSDLINAARNLQWIGRTGSGMENVDTVYAATKGIACINSPEGNCDAVAEHTIALMINLLKNITRAGMDMRQGQWTRSENIGTELGHQTVGLYGYGHTGSAVARRLEAFGCKVLVYDKYKSGFGTPHISECTPQRIFEEANVVSLHVPLTDETHHLANEAWFARFHHPIGIYQCMQRRVTQTAALLQALEQRKVWAAGLDVFENEEWATLTTQQKTELETLRKRTNVWLTPHIAGVTHDSYYKMSAILADKIIENIKHQD; the protein is encoded by the coding sequence ATGCACAAAAAAATATTGATAGCCGAACCCGTACATCCCATTTTAACACAGCGTTTGCAAGCTGTCGGGTATGAGTGTGTACAGGTGTCGCTTACGGCACAGGAATTAAAGCAAGCAATCGGCGAATATGAAGGCATTATCATACGCAGTAAAATCATTATTGACTCCGACCTTATCAATGCCGCCCGTAATTTGCAATGGATAGGGCGCACCGGCTCCGGTATGGAAAATGTAGATACTGTTTATGCCGCTACCAAGGGTATTGCCTGTATCAACTCGCCGGAAGGGAATTGTGATGCTGTTGCGGAACATACCATCGCTTTGATGATAAATTTACTAAAAAACATCACTCGTGCGGGTATGGATATGCGGCAGGGGCAATGGACACGCAGCGAAAATATTGGTACGGAGTTGGGGCATCAGACAGTGGGCTTGTATGGTTACGGACACACGGGCAGTGCAGTAGCACGGCGTTTGGAGGCTTTTGGGTGCAAGGTGTTGGTGTATGATAAATATAAAAGCGGTTTTGGCACGCCGCATATTTCGGAATGTACGCCGCAGCGCATTTTTGAAGAGGCAAACGTGGTGTCTTTGCATGTGCCGCTTACCGATGAAACACATCATTTGGCAAACGAAGCCTGGTTCGCCAGATTTCATCACCCGATAGGTATTTATCAATGTATGCAGAGGAGGGTGACCCAAACAGCCGCTTTGCTGCAAGCCTTAGAGCAGCGTAAAGTGTGGGCTGCCGGATTAGATGTCTTTGAAAATGAAGAGTGGGCTACACTTACCACTCAACAAAAAACAGAATTAGAAACTCTGCGCAAGCGCACTAATGTATGGCTCACACCACATATTGCCGGTGTTACACACGATTCTTATTATAAAATGTCGGCAATATTGGCAGATAAAATAATAGAAAACATAAAACATCAAGATTAA
- a CDS encoding translation initiation factor IF-3 encodes MLRHSPRQQQQSEFRINRQISASQVRLVGENVEVGIYSLGEALAIADKLEMDLVEISPNAAPPVCRVVEFQKFLYEKKKKEKEMKAKAAKSVVKEVRFTSHTDDHDLEFKTKHAEKFLQEGYKVKAYVQYKGRAIMFKDQGSNLLQRFIDKLSEIGTPEHPPKLEGKRLFVFIVPKGNKK; translated from the coding sequence ATTTTAAGACACAGCCCTCGTCAGCAACAACAGAGCGAATTTCGCATCAACAGACAAATTTCAGCGTCACAGGTGCGTTTGGTGGGAGAAAATGTGGAAGTAGGCATTTACAGCCTTGGCGAAGCCCTGGCTATCGCCGATAAATTGGAAATGGATTTGGTGGAAATATCCCCCAATGCCGCACCGCCGGTGTGTCGTGTGGTGGAGTTTCAGAAATTTCTGTATGAAAAAAAGAAGAAAGAAAAAGAAATGAAAGCCAAAGCCGCCAAATCGGTGGTAAAAGAGGTGCGTTTTACTTCACATACAGACGACCACGACCTTGAATTTAAAACGAAACACGCCGAAAAATTTTTGCAGGAAGGCTACAAAGTAAAAGCGTATGTGCAATATAAAGGACGTGCGATTATGTTTAAAGACCAAGGTAGCAATTTGTTGCAGAGATTTATTGACAAACTCAGCGAAATAGGTACGCCTGAGCACCCCCCCAAATTAGAAGGCAAACGACTTTTTGTATTTATTGTACCCAAAGGCAATAAAAAATAA
- the rpmI gene encoding 50S ribosomal protein L35 has translation MPKLKTNSSAKKRFKITASGKVKRSHAFKRHILTKKSNKRKRNLGQSALVHSSEEKRALRMLGCA, from the coding sequence ATGCCTAAATTAAAGACCAATTCCAGCGCAAAAAAACGTTTTAAAATAACAGCTTCAGGAAAAGTAAAAAGAAGTCACGCTTTTAAAAGACATATTTTGACCAAAAAAAGCAACAAACGCAAAAGAAATTTGGGGCAATCTGCCTTGGTACACAGCAGCGAGGAAAAAAGAGCTTTGCGTATGTTGGGTTGTGCTTAA
- the rplT gene encoding 50S ribosomal protein L20, with product MPRSVNVVASRARRKKFLKLAKGYFARRKNVWTVAKNTIEKGLQYAYRDRKAKKRAFRELWIIRINAAARLSGMSYSKFIKAVADKGIVLNRKVLADLAMNHPEAFQAIVNRVK from the coding sequence ATGCCTCGTTCCGTCAATGTGGTGGCATCTCGTGCCCGCCGCAAAAAATTTCTGAAACTCGCCAAAGGTTATTTCGCACGCCGCAAAAATGTATGGACAGTAGCGAAAAACACCATTGAAAAAGGTTTGCAATATGCCTATCGCGACCGTAAAGCCAAAAAAAGAGCGTTTCGTGAATTGTGGATTATCCGCATCAATGCCGCCGCACGTTTGAGCGGTATGAGCTACTCCAAATTCATTAAAGCTGTTGCCGACAAAGGTATCGTCTTGAACCGCAAAGTATTGGCTGATTTGGCAATGAACCACCCCGAAGCATTCCAAGCGATTGTAAATCGTGTAAAATAA
- the lptC gene encoding LPS export ABC transporter periplasmic protein LptC, translated as MFKFLCSFFIYCCCFSLYAQNETVIDIINTNSLEYIKKGDEEIRKLIGAVQLQQGDLFFECDSAYIYERRNDIEAFGNVHIRQADSVNIYAQYLNYTHDRQRAYLYDKVRLVDSKSTITSDTLEYAINEQKAVLYQKVKVNDQQGRFSADSLTYFVKSKEAILHKNANMVSNEGYTLQSPRMRYNSNTRAAVFEGGGDLQLKDGAKVKSQQGQYDAAKKTMIFRQQVEVNHPDYRLVSDLLNYNIATETVDFQGNSTIYQKDATLSGERGVYNPATKTLSLKGKAYLSKPPQMIRADSLYLQQEGGIAYAYRQVELKDTSQKITVWSDFARFTEAENALLSSGKALLATESEGDTLWLAADTISTARHGTDSTRRIDAFRKVQIFKSDFQAVCDSLSFSSSDSLFRLYDLPAIWAENTQLSADTILLQLRGKHMEKALLRRNAMMLSENFKDIFDQAVGAEMDIAFERDSVHQLDMRGSAETIYFAQDDAKRFIGINHSKAERIKVVIQHNKPDKIYLYENPNSVFHPIKEYQKDTFRVNGFVWRNRQRPQRVFFVQYRIAQLY; from the coding sequence TTGTTTAAATTTCTTTGTTCTTTTTTTATTTATTGCTGCTGCTTTTCGCTGTATGCACAAAACGAAACCGTTATTGATATTATCAATACCAACTCTTTGGAATATATCAAAAAAGGTGACGAAGAAATTCGCAAACTCATCGGGGCGGTGCAATTACAACAGGGCGACCTGTTTTTTGAGTGCGACAGTGCCTATATCTACGAACGCCGCAACGACATTGAAGCCTTTGGCAATGTACATATCCGCCAAGCCGACTCCGTAAACATTTATGCGCAATATCTCAACTATACCCACGACCGCCAGCGTGCTTACCTCTATGACAAGGTGCGCCTCGTGGACTCCAAAAGTACCATCACTTCCGATACTTTGGAATATGCCATCAACGAACAAAAGGCGGTGTTGTATCAAAAAGTAAAAGTAAACGACCAGCAGGGGCGTTTTTCTGCCGACTCGCTCACTTATTTTGTAAAAAGCAAAGAAGCTATTTTGCACAAAAACGCCAATATGGTTTCTAATGAAGGCTACACACTGCAATCGCCGCGTATGCGCTACAATTCCAATACCCGCGCGGCGGTTTTTGAGGGCGGCGGCGACCTACAACTCAAAGACGGAGCTAAAGTAAAAAGCCAACAAGGGCAATACGATGCCGCAAAAAAAACAATGATATTCCGGCAACAAGTAGAAGTCAATCACCCCGACTACCGCTTGGTGAGCGATTTGCTCAACTACAATATCGCCACCGAAACCGTTGATTTTCAAGGAAACAGCACCATTTATCAAAAAGATGCTACCCTGAGTGGCGAGCGCGGTGTGTATAATCCTGCCACCAAAACCCTGAGCCTCAAAGGAAAAGCCTATTTATCCAAACCGCCGCAAATGATACGTGCCGACAGCCTTTATTTGCAACAAGAAGGCGGCATTGCCTATGCGTATCGGCAGGTAGAACTCAAAGATACTTCTCAGAAAATTACGGTATGGAGCGATTTTGCACGTTTCACCGAAGCCGAAAATGCCCTCTTGAGCAGTGGCAAAGCCCTACTCGCCACCGAAAGTGAAGGCGATACGCTGTGGCTCGCCGCCGACACCATCAGCACGGCACGGCACGGCACCGACAGCACCCGCCGCATTGACGCTTTTCGCAAAGTGCAGATATTTAAAAGCGATTTTCAAGCCGTCTGCGATTCGCTCTCGTTCAGCAGCAGCGATTCGTTGTTTCGCCTCTACGACCTGCCCGCTATTTGGGCAGAGAACACACAATTAAGTGCCGATACCATATTGTTGCAGTTGCGTGGCAAGCACATGGAAAAAGCACTTTTGCGACGCAACGCCATGATGTTGAGTGAAAATTTTAAAGATATTTTTGATCAGGCAGTGGGTGCAGAAATGGATATTGCATTTGAGCGCGACAGTGTACACCAATTGGATATGCGCGGCAGTGCCGAAACCATTTATTTTGCTCAAGATGATGCCAAACGGTTTATCGGCATCAACCATTCCAAAGCCGAGCGTATCAAAGTGGTGATACAACACAATAAACCCGATAAAATTTATTTATACGAAAATCCAAATTCTGTTTTTCACCCGATAAAAGAATATCAAAAAGATACTTTTCGGGTAAATGGCTTTGTATGGCGCAATCGCCAGCGACCGCAGCGCGTGTTTTTTGTACAGTATCGTATTGCGCAACTTTATTAA